The Denticeps clupeoides chromosome 4, fDenClu1.1, whole genome shotgun sequence genome segment TACCTGCTGATCTGCTCCTTTCTTCAAATCTATGAAAAAACATGCTTCCTCTTGCAAaatacacagcaaaaaaaaaaaagaagaagaaataaaagccATAAacgaagaaagaaaataaaaataaataaaataaaaatcaaagtGTACACTGGGGCAcctgagaatttttttcttgaagTCTTTCCTCTTACTGTTGTCACATTCCCAGCCCACAACCAATTCaagtatctaaaaaaaatattgaattaaaaaaaaaaaaaagaagtaaaataaaacaaaaaccataCAGTCATCATAAATAATTATAACTTTACAATTTTTGAATTGACACTTTCATATTTACAATATCTTAAATGCTTCTGctactactttttttttgttttctttctttaagtgATTCCCTGAGAAACGGAGTTGAGCATCTCTTTTCTCTCAATTtcttttgcttcttttctctccaCTCATCCCATATTCCTTCAGTTTAAACATGGCAGAGTGCACTCTGGTTATTTCAACCATCTTTGTGGTGATCACGGAATGTGGACATTTAAATAGTTATCAGCATTAAAATAtacatgtgtgtataaatatataacacacacacaaataaaaatcccATTTTCTATTGTCTGTTAATAATCTGTTTTGTCAAATCTCTTTTCTTTAACGGTCAGTCCAGTTAAGTTGTCAATTAAGTGTCAATAAATTTCTTAGTGGAATACAGCTAAATAATTGCTAATTGAGAGGCCGAGATGTTGGGACAGGACTTGCTGAAGTGCTTGAACATCTTTGCTACACCATTTTCTAAGCCATTTCTCTTGGTAgggaaatacaataaaaattagaacaaaaaaaatgaaaaaactaaaTTCTGGTGCCAAGTTCGGGTGTAGTAGGCCCTGTCCCCTGCTTTGCTTTGTTACTCTCCAATGCATAATGTCAAATAATCCAAAAGCCAACAGCACTCACTtccaagaaaaaaatttaacttcaaaacaaaaaaattaggGTTGAATTTCTCTCGTGAAAACCTGAATGTAACCCAGACTATGAAGCGATGGTGGCTTCATAGATGGGCCTGGAGTGGAGAGCTATGAAGCTTTACACTGGAATCCCCCTACTCATGTCAAgcaaccgtttttttttttttcctccattctgtagtttttttgtctttacaaAATAAAGTACCTTTTGTtgatgtcagaaaaaaaaaaaaaaaaaaaaaaaaaaaaaggacacaagaCAACCTGACctgaaagaataaataaaagagaaggTGGGTCGGAGTGGGTCGGAGTTTGAGGCTTGGCGGAGTCTCGGTGTGGGAAATCTTGAAAGCGAGCGCTTCAGTGGACTTGGGTAGTAGAGGTGCACCACTCCCACGTCCATACGTTCCTTTTCTCCGTACTGGTGCAGAGGTTAAAGCTGATCCTTGAAATACGATCGAGGTATAACACTGTTTTGAGAGTGTTTAAggaatgactttttttctttctttctttttttgagtTCAAAGCTCCTTCAAAACCATCCCTGACCACAGCGATGGAAGATTTCCCCGGCTCAAAACATTCCCCACTTTTCATTTGGTTTTTTCTTTATGTGCCACTTCTACATTTTTCAAAAGAACAATAAATCCATTTCTCACCGCATcagtgaacagaaaaaaattttttttccttctccacaGGTTCTACCTGATAAAATAACTGAACAGTGgtcgctcacacactcacacacaacaaaaacataaaaataaacaaataaaatgctaaaactaaataaaaggaaaaaaatgtaaaagttgtttaaataaatgacgtgtgaaatagaaaaaaaaaaaaaaaaacctcaaccgAAGCGTTCCCGCACCAGCATCATCAGTTTCTTCTTGCCTTTGTAGATTTGTTTAAGATTGTCTATGAACTGAGCAAACTGGATGTGGCCGTCCTGCGCCAGGAGGAAGGTCTCGCGTGCCTTGCTGAGGAACTCGATAAACTCGCCGTAATGGCGCGGGCTGATGTGCGTGAGCCGTGAGTGCGTGGTGTTAATGTAGGCGCTGATTGTGGCGTCCAGCAGTTGCCGCAGCGGCGCCTTGTCTGTGGACATCAGCTTCCCAGAGTTCCTGCGTCCAGGAATGCCCGCCAGGCCCGGGGCGGTCATTGTGCACCGCCTCAGGATGTCAGAGAGCACAGTGGCGCAGTGCACACTTTTCACCACCAGGGGGATTATGGCAGCAAGCTCGTTCTTGCCCAGCGAGTGGCTGAGGGCGCAGGCCCACAACACGTCGTTGATGGCGGGGTGCGTGTCCTGGTTGTAGGCCAGGTTGAGGTGCGCCATGGCGAGCGAAGCCAGCTTGAAAGCCCGTAGTGGGTAGCCACGATGCTCCATGTAGCGGGCGATGGTGAACAGCTGAGAGTAGGTCATGCCCGTAGATGCTGCATCAATGACGATCTGGTAGGCCGTTTCGAAGGCCACATGGTCCTTCTCACAAAGGGTAAGTGCCGAAAGGGCACAGTTCTGTGGGTCCTTCATGGCGCATTGCAGAGCCAGGGTCCGGGCGCAGCTGGCAAGTTCCTCACGCTGAGGGTAGTCCAGGCTCAAGCGCAGCACCGTATTGTGGGACATGACTGTGGCCGCCACAATGCTTGTGGCCTCGGTGGGTGTAAATAGGGTGTACCAGCCCTGCAGAATGCTCACCAGTGCACGCAGACCTACAGTGtgaccacacacatacacaattagattaattttcactttcaatcactttgtcttctatgttctgtctacatGGGAGAGGTTTtgaagtaagaatttcattgtgctctgtacgctgtactttgtacaaatgacaataaacttcaacctcaacctcacttctggactcaatccccccagaatttgcaatttgcatattggcttcacttgaatacttgcaatattgaggtgtaaagcagtcgcaaaagcatttcactgcatatcataccatgtatgactgtgtacgtgacaaataaaatttaaatttgaattatcatTCACAACTAAACTCGAGTTATTAAAATGCAGTTATTAAAATTTCTCCCCATAATTTTGGGTATCCATGTCTTTCCACTGACAGACTCATACTCACCGACTTCAGTGGCGCAGGTGACCAACCAGCGCACCATCTCCCTGCGTCTCCAGTTGAGGGTGGACAGAGTCATTCTCatcacctgcaaacacacacagagggtaAAGCTTTTGTACCAACACATTGTCACATACAACAGTGGCTCACAAAAGCCCCAAACAGGTCACAGTGAAGTAATGTTCCCCACCTGCAGACCAAGCTCCAGAGCGACATTGAGCAGGGTGATGTCTGGAGGACTGTCGGCGGGGGTGGCAATCTTAAAGGCATCCTGAGCCAGCTTGAAGATGAGTGATGAGGAGTGGATGTTCTTCTGGATGGCCTCCAGTACTGTCCTCAGCCTCAACATGTCACCTATAATAGTACAGTAACAcaaatcacattacattaaaatactacaatgtatatttctttttatttcttacttTCCTACTATTATTTATAAATACTGTGCTTATGATGACGGTGGTGGTTTTGCGTGAGCAAGAGCAACTGAGACAGCCTTGATGAGAGGCCAGAGAGTCTGTGACATGAACTGATGAATTCAAAGCTTTACTtataaaacaaaagaacacgCCTGTTTCTCTATCTTATTGTAAAACCTTCTCTTCTGATAAAAGACTTCTGAGACTAGGTCACATAGATTTGTTCTCAGACTAATCCACAATTCTTTCACTACGGGgatgttccattttgcacatgaataaaaacttcatattacagtattattatttttaaactcAGACTaatgtacaaaatattttttttgctaacaCAATTTAAGCAACAATTACAAAAACATGTAGTGTTATATCTGTGGTCTAGACGAGAAGTCTATTGTATTATCTCATCTTGAAACTTACTGTAGGTACTATGCGTGTGCCTGTGGTTTGTTACCTTTAGCTGCAGTGAGCATGGTAGAAGCCAGCTCACACTGCTGGGACTCCAGATGACCAAGGGTAAACCAGCGAGGGTAGCGGCTGGGTACGATAGAGATGCCATGGTGAGGATGGCCCACATCACCTGATGGAGCTGTGGACTCTAATACAGGAAGCCTGaagaagacacacacaacacaggaaAACGCATGGGTCAGTCTCTTAGCTAATATTTCTGTCACTCTATAAAAGAACACACTATAGAgacaatgcttaaaaaaaaaaaaaaactatcgcTAAATGACTCTTCAAATGCTAGATGATGCTAATATGATATGACATAACACTAAGTGTGCAAGTTAATGATTGCCTAATTCAATGGAAAGATAACGTTTGGGATCAGGGTTTACCTCATGGCACGCAGTGCCAGTTTATAAGCCAGGTCAGCATCATGGGGCAGGAGTGCAGTGAACAGGTACTTCGCAAAGGTGTGCATGGGCACACTCTCCCTATGAATGACCTCACCCAGACCGCTGAATGGACCACCTAGTACgagcagaaacacacatatcTGCATTAGCCCAAACTACTCTGTAAAAGGCTTTAGCCTTATGCTGAAGTAATCATTGGCATATTCAAACACAGGAACCATTTTGTGCTGACAAACAGAACACCAAAGAATCTTCAAAGAATGCTGCAGAGTTCCCTTacaaagcagaaatatttttggCACTCAAATAAGGTCTTATCTTACAAGGGTGAGAGAATAGGCACCCAGACCTTTCACCTTGGGCAAAGCATAAAAACCGAATTCAGATAAAATGAAGATGTGGCATGAAAAGATGGCAAGGGGCCGTACCTTCCAGCAGGAGGATGGCCTGCTTGCGGAGCGTCTGCACCAGCACTTCGTCCAGCTCCATCTCCTGAAGCTTGGACACAATCTGCTCCTCGTTGCGACACACCTTGTCTTGAGCGTACAGACCCTCTGGCATCAGCCGCTGCTGCCCCATGCCCATCAGCGCCACCTCCAGTGCCAGGGCCAGGTACGACTCGCTGCCGTCAGGGCACCCCCACACCGGCACGTGCTGGTAGACTGGTGGCTTGGGCTCACCTGAATCTGTTGAGATAAGGAAGGAGCCATTTCAGAACACAGGAATGGGGCTGTAATACTTTCATGAGCATTTAATAGGAAATCTGCTGAGCCAAGATGGCTCCAATCCCTGGGTATAAATCCACATAGAAATTGCCACAAAATGTGCCAAACTGTATCAAAATGAGTCCTTCCTGCTACTCAGAAGCTCACCGATCTCTCTTCTGTTACTTGTTGCTGAGAGGATATGAAAAGACAAGGCCACACAGAGTATTCTGCGGACAAGGCGGCCCCTCCGAATTCAACATGGGCTCAAGTTGTACAACGCTGAGGGCAACGAGACTGCAGAGGAGGTGAAGAAAAACAGCACCATCTGTGGCCCTCAGCACTCAGATCATATGAAATCCCTCTGGCAAATGATCTCCACTCACCAATCCGGTTTATTACAgcagggtgggggtgggagggtGGGGTTTCAGAGCCTCCCCATTAgcatatgacaaaaaaaaaaaaaaaaaaaaaagccaagggGGCAAATCAGCCCTGGCTGACCCTGGCTTTAATGCCGAGCTGATAACATGTCCTCCGGGTGCGCTAGATAATGTCCAACTGACTGTGTTTTTCTATATCATTGTAtgtttctgagtgtgtgtgtgggtaggaCCTATTCAAACTGGCCTGTACCAACTGGTGTTTACAGTGTAAACATGGCAGAGCAGGTCAGAGCTGGGAGCTCATTCACACTCTTTTGTTTCACTAGTTTTCTTCCCCCTCACCCACCCCCACCGTTTAGGTACTACCATTCAGCTTCTGCTGTGTAACGCTGTATGACCTCAGACCTGCTCTGATTGGAGGAGAGCACCCAATCACGACAGCATAACAGCTGTTTCCAGCTGTGCAGCAGTCAAACAAAAGAGACTGTTcagaggacaaacacacacacaggtgtacatacacacatatctaCACACCATTCAAGCATGGGCAGAGAAAAGACAACATAACACACTAGACACAATGCCAAACCGATCCCAACACAGAAGAGTAGACATAATACAAGCACatgcacgcacaaacacacacacacaaacctcactcATTCTTTTCCTCTAAATCCCAATCACCGTACCACTCGCCAGCATTGTTCCAGTGCACAAAGCCTCCCTGTGGGTACCCCACAATAGGAATACAATTCCCAGCCTGCACAGGGTTGGTTCTGTGAGGGGATGTATGGAACGCAAACGGTGAttgattttatacatttacgcCACTGTGTGGGCAGTCTGACCTTTCTTCTACAATAGCACCCCCCTTTGCTCTTTCCACAGCTACAGCAATAGGGCTTTTGTACGGATGCAGGGAACCTTAGAGCTTTGTGGTCTCAAATGCCAGCGGTTGAAAGAGTGTCAGGACTCACTGGTTCCATAGGAGACGTAGTAACACTTTCTTTACATGGGCCCACATGCAGCTTCACAGCCAGAAGCTTCCATAAGAATGAACCGGAGGAGTTGATTCAGATGGATGCCCAAATACTGGCAACCTGATTTTCTAAGATCTCCTACTTGCAATTGGCCAATTACTGGATTCATTGCTCGATGTCTGCTATGGTACAATATCCTCTATCAAGCCACGGGTGGCTGGACCACACATGGCCCTTCTGATGCATGACAAGTCAGCTGACTACTTTTGTCTCCCCCTCAATTTACCTCCAGTATCCATGGCACTGTCGTCCTCCACTCGACAGGTCTCTGTGAGGGTGGCAAACAAGCAGCCAATGGGGTCAAGAGGATGGCCCACCCAGCCCTCCAGGTTAGTAGTAGTGGTCATTCCCCTCTGGAGCAGCTCTGTGGAGAGAGATCGAGTGTAAGAATCATGTCACGCAGGTTAAGACAAACAAGACTCCAGATCATATGTGTACACAAGTATACACATATAATCTGCCCAATGAGGGAACATCCCATAAAACCCCTAAAGTAATTAATGCTTGGCCTTCTAAATGACATTGCATTTCACAAGCGCTTcacttttccacacacacatcaaaagaATGCTGCGCTGCATTCCCAGCCTGAAAAGGTCCCTTGTTATGAAGCAGATAAGGTGAGGCTCCTTGGCTTTTCATAGTCTAACAATGACTCCATTGTGAGATCTTGGCTCATGCAGGCACTATGCCACGATGTGAAGATAAAGCCCGGTAAgagtgcgcgtgtgtgtgagggtgttaccttttttttggtgcttGTAAATGTCCAACTGCCTGTGCTGCTGCAACCGCAACGTGTTGATGATGGCCACGGCCAGTCGCAGAGCTTCACGTGGGTAACCATGGGAACGCAGGGCGTCCACCCGTGCACATGCTGTCGGTACGTGGTCTGGGGGGTAGAGGTAACTTGACATAAGACTCCCAGACACAAACATTGTGATTGCATATTCTAAAAGCACCTAAGTACACtcccaactttttttaaatgacagctTGTATTCAGTCATGAAAAAAAGCTTAAGAGTGTGTTAGCGTGCGTGTTAGCATGTATGTCAGCATGATTTTGCATGTGTTCGTCTGATATGAACTCGGTGGTTAACTCTTACCCAGCCACAGCGGCAGGCCCTGCGGGTTGAACAGCAgactctccccctctctctgatAGGCCGGCGACACATAGAAGTCACTGCTGATAATGCGCTGCAGGTGGCTGTCCTGCCAGTGCAGGTCACAAGCCTCGACGGCCCGAGTGAAGACAGTCCGCCGCGGCCGCCCGAGAGAGTCTGacgacacagcacagcagaaaCTCATTACATGGGACACTAAGACACAAAGCCCTCTATGTTCTTTAGGAAAGAGAAATGTGGGGTAAGGGTTACAATCAGGTAAAGGTTCATATGAGGGCGAGGTTTATGTATATATGAGATTAGGGTTACGTCTAAGGTCTAAAGGGGTCAAAGGTTAACAGGAttggttttgtgcagggttggtCTATAGCAGGTTCAGGGTCAGGCTTAAGGGTCTGTGGGTctttaaaaggaaataaatggtTACGTCTGGACTAAAATGTAGCATCACAACAGTTGCAAAGACCAGactaatttattttatgaaatgaaaCTCAAACAAAAGCCCATAAAAGCTAACCCAGACAAAACATTatcacacaggtcattgttaAGTTAATGCTAATGTTACAGCATACACATAATACATAACTCAAGTTGAATTCAAGTATGGACAGGTCTATAACTGGTTCCAGGCCCTGGATGAGGACCAACCGAGTTCTGTGCTGTGTGAATGTGCCAGGGACCGGTTAAAggttttgaaataaaatattatgtggGTAAATCACTTACCTTGTGCCATGTTGCTCTGTGGCAGGGCATTTGTGATGTTAGGCAGTTCGCTTCCATAGTTGCCGTCCTCCAGAGGGCAGGTGTCCATATCACTCCACTTCTTCAGCTGCTTCAGCCAACCACTTTTCTCATCGCTCTTACAGTGGGGGTTCAGCACGATGcacacccacaatgcacctggaggagacacacacagggTGTCAGATTTATGAGGGcatatggagtttttttttttttgttgaagagCAAACATATGCTCCTGGTCTCTCAACTCTTTAGCAATACAAGGCAGATGAGAAAACAGCATAATTTGATGTTCTTTAATCTAAGAGcctgacagaaaaaaaggttcaaGGCTTCTTTTTATAGTGGTCATGTGGCAGTTACATCACAATATTTCAAACACTGGATGATAGGCGAAGTGTGATATTTAGCAGAGATGGTTTGCAGAATTGGTGATGGGCATTCATCACATCTCTTTGGCTCAGTAACAGATGGCCCAGACGCCGTTTTCTCGCCCCTGTCGCTAACTTGTCAAGTCCAGTTGAaaagctctgattggctggctaGGTTCTACGCactcacagccaatcagagagggAGGTTATTTAAAACCGCGGTGCTAATGGCCCTTATATCGGGTGTGCTGGAGGTAAAAAGGCCAGGCTTTCAGCAAAAGAGAGAGCTTGCGGTGGTGCTGCACTAGCTCTTGTTAGCTGCTCCCATTTGGCCTCCATGGAGAAAGGAGGCAGCCAAAAGCTCAGCTTTCAAACGAGCCTCCTCAGGATGTGCTCCCATCGACCTTTTTAAATGGCGCAATCAATAGCAGTGAGCTTGAAAAAGCGGATTGATTCCTGGCCATTTCTACGGCCCAGGAATTGGAGGCCTGCTAGTCTACCTCATGCAGCCTTGAAAACGAGCCGCCACCCGACTGAGTCACCGCCATCAGCACTATCGGCGCAGGTCAGGCAATGTCACCAGGACAATGTCTGCTTCCGATGCAACCTTAACACTGCTGGTCTTATAATCTACCCAGCCTAAACTGTGATTAACGGTCAAGCTATTTAGTGCATGATGATGTATATGTCTCAAAGGAAGTCTCTGCCATCAGAAAGCACATGAGGTATAAAagatttggcaaaaaaaataaaaaaataaaaaaaagacaaagctgCTACTTAAAGCTGATCAACCTGCTAGCTCACCTAGCTCATCCCAGAGTTGCCGGCACTTGTCGGTCATTCCTGTTCCCTGCTGTCTCCATAGTGACAGTCGAGGATCAGCCATAAACTGCTCGGTGATGAGGGTCAGCATGCGTGCCCCGTTTGAGTCTCGCATCCGCAACATCTCCCGGACCTagacacagatatacacaaaaCAGGACTAAAATATGTATAGCTTTTAGCAAACATTACATGCTTGTGAGTTTGTTCGTGGTAATTGGGAGCCACACATAACAATTTCAAGATCCTGAGATTTTGCAAATTCCTACCTTGCAGTCCCTTGTGAATTTGTCAAATGGATGAGCAAAATTTCTGGActgatggacacacacacactaccacaaACAGTGTGATAACTGGCCGCCGGACTTATAGGTGGGCTTGCCAACTTACTGAACCCCAAATGAGGGGCGCTTCCTCACGTGCGGCGGGACACAGCGGCTGAACAACATTTATAATGGAAATCGCAAGGTTTCATAATATAAATCTACACCTTTCACAGTGTAAAAGGACAAGACATGACTCTACTTGCTCCTTTTCTTGAAAAATATACAACAGACCCCCTAAAAGTGTTACCAACCACTGTCACTAACTTACCTACGTTAGACATTTTGAaggaaaaagacatttttgtaaGCCTTGCATCGCAATAAATTCCACTGCTAGAGTAAATATACTCAAAACCAGAGGAATAGATTTCTCATAAACATtcctttatttaaataaaccaattgcaaaTACTTAACATATGAACTTGATCTTGTTGAATGCTAATTAGGCACAGGGCTTTCAAGTTTTGAAGATGGGTAAGAGTGACATCCACTAAACCCCaccaccactaccaccctgCCCCTACTCAGCCCAGTCCTGTCCATTGTCAGGGGATCAAAGCGGGTACCGGACGGATGGGCTGCAGAAATGAGGGTAtttcattaattattttatcattagtgttgttgttgttattaattgcttaGACTTTGGAAGAAAGAATTTGATCGCTCAGACAATTCATCATTTCAATCATTTAGCCTATTTGGAGAAAGAGGTCATCATAGATGTGAGTACGTCAGTCATCCTGTGATAACAAAATATGACCAAACCATTTAGCTCATACAGATACAATACTGATATTTTCTGACTGACTGTTGACATGGACCCAGCAGACAtgcttgtttcatagtgaggcgctACTGTCTAAGAGATCTGCGCAGGCAGTCAGgtttttcaaaaagaaaatgtaggAATTTCTGTGGggtaaataattataatttaaaagTGTGAGAATTGCCATGTGTGGCATGTGAGCATCTGAAATTAGTGACTTTGGAGCCTTGATTATTGGCCAACATTGTCATGATTGGAATACGCGACTGGAGCGGCCCCTGAAGGGACTAACCAAAACTGCCCATATTTCGGGATGTCCCGGACAATATGGGACTGCTGGCAACCCTACTTATAGAGTACAGGTAATCAAAGGCAAGTGAGTCAAATGAAGGTCAGGGTGCCACTATTTATTATTCTAAGAGgctaaagagaaaaaaaagttgacagGCTAATCTAGAAGACCAATGCAGATCCAGCAAGCAGAACTAATTGCCTAATAGAAGCAAATGGAGATTAGAAAGCTTTACACTGCAATTCGCAAAGGGGTAAGTGTGAGACTGATTCAAAAGACTAAGGAGGAGAAAAGAAATCTAAGATCTTTTGAGCAGCGATATGATCATCAGAGATAGAAATGTGGCCAGAAATGAAAACATACTGGGCCATGGAGAAGGCAAGGCTGcatgacatttaattaaaacccaTTGATTTAAATGGGCCTTGCAGGATTTCACAGCCTCATAATTCTTCTGGATGACCCTTTGGTATCGAGCATTGTTTTTGACTAGCACACCCAAACACATGCATGTGATTGAGCCACTTTTCTCTTCTAAAACCATGATCGTTTTAACAaagctgtctctctctctctctctctctctcactcacacacacacacacacacacactcaccttagCAAACATAGAGTTGAGCTGTTTGCCTGAGCCGTAGTAACCTCCTTGGGACAGGAACTGTTTGACCTGTTCCCTGACCTGTTCCTCATCCAGATGCCAGCAGTTGTCATCATCAATACTCGCGCCTGCCGTTGGGTCTGGAGCccctgaataaaaaatatataaaatacaatcaCTTAACAATTCCAAAACTTGGAACAATAACGAAtacaaaaagtataaaaatgaacatgtgcAATTTTGCTAAAATAAAGTGCTGAACTCAACCATTTAACACTCTGTATTTCACTTATGGATTAAAGTGAAATGTGACAGATGTGGGGAAGGACAACAGATCATTTAAACTCTCCAAGCTTTGTCTAAGTGAGCTCTTTCAAgtgtgtcattaaaaaaatgcacccAGATACAAGAGTGCATTAGGGCCAGTCAGAGAAAGGTCTTACTGTATTTCCAATAAGCCAATCCTCTTTAGGCTCACACTGTCCCAATGGAGAGCACAGGACCTTCCAGACCATCAAGCATGTAACCTCTTGAGAGAAACAGCATGGCAGACCGACTTTCGGTACCTTATACATAGAAGTGCAGCCCAAAGAAAATGGCATTGCTATCTAGTGTCTGTAGGGTGATGCATTGTATCACTGAGTCATTGCTCCGTCCTTGGAATCCTGTTGTTTTTGTGATAAGAGGATCCATCCTTACAAAGGAGATAATATCATAATAGGATTGGCCAGACTTAGAGAAGAGCAATAACAACTTATGAAGATTAACGTCATCCTGGTCATGGGCCACCGGAGCCCATAACCCATGATGAGAACATCATGGCAAGTACATTTCCTTGGGTTTTCtgaaacaattaaataaagataATAACAACAGGCTTCTGGCTGGTGGATCAAGCTACCCATCAATCAGAAAAACCTTCCTACATGACAAGGAGCCCTGGCTACTATTAATCCTGCCCTCATTTACTGAGCACAGCTGGATCTGCCTCCTCTCCAGCATCATGGAAGGCATGTGGCTGGAAGTGGGCGGGCCTTTCTGTAGGTAGCCCTGTGCAGCTTTGATCAGGCCTGCAGGAGCTGCATCTCATTGTTCATATGCCAAAAAACAAGGTCAACAAGGTCTTGGGGACTTCCAAATTCATGAGTGCAAGGAGCTACATgagacacactgctccctgggcacacattttgttgtgtgcaccatgtgctgtgctgtgtatcacaatgacaattactttttttccttcttttctcccccttcccctggtgtacaaaaaaaatgaaccttGAATTACCATTTAACACAAGGTCTATTAAAAACCAGGACTGAAACCAATTTTAGTATAAATTGCTTGAAGCCCAGAGACCCATTTCCAG includes the following:
- the zswim5 gene encoding zinc finger SWIM domain-containing protein 5, coding for MAEGRGELPLHLSMPPASKRPCLRPAPRGPGPGPGPGFSSARLRCPESLLDCAAKAVAEKWAFERVEERFERIPEPVQRRIVYWSFPRNEREICMYSSFQCRVAGEESSVVGPSSAVGSGTVPGGVTNTASNSGAGGAGDGLPFRRGIRLLETGCVENVLQVGFHLSGTVTEPATASEPEVTHRVAISFDRCKITSVTCGCGNRDIFYCAHVVALSLYRIRKPEQVKLRLPISETLFQMNRDQLQKLVQYLITAHHTEVLPTAQKLADEILSSNSQINQVHGAPDPTAGASIDDDNCWHLDEEQVREQVKQFLSQGGYYGSGKQLNSMFAKVREMLRMRDSNGARMLTLITEQFMADPRLSLWRQQGTGMTDKCRQLWDELGALWVCIVLNPHCKSDEKSGWLKQLKKWSDMDTCPLEDGNYGSELPNITNALPQSNMAQDSLGRPRRTVFTRAVEACDLHWQDSHLQRIISSDFYVSPAYQREGESLLFNPQGLPLWLDHVPTACARVDALRSHGYPREALRLAVAIINTLRLQQHRQLDIYKHQKKELLQRGMTTTTNLEGWVGHPLDPIGCLFATLTETCRVEDDSAMDTGDSGEPKPPVYQHVPVWGCPDGSESYLALALEVALMGMGQQRLMPEGLYAQDKVCRNEEQIVSKLQEMELDEVLVQTLRKQAILLLEGGPFSGLGEVIHRESVPMHTFAKYLFTALLPHDADLAYKLALRAMRLPVLESTAPSGDVGHPHHGISIVPSRYPRWFTLGHLESQQCELASTMLTAAKGDMLRLRTVLEAIQKNIHSSSLIFKLAQDAFKIATPADSPPDITLLNVALELGLQVMRMTLSTLNWRRREMVRWLVTCATEVGLRALVSILQGWYTLFTPTEATSIVAATVMSHNTVLRLSLDYPQREELASCARTLALQCAMKDPQNCALSALTLCEKDHVAFETAYQIVIDAASTGMTYSQLFTIARYMEHRGYPLRAFKLASLAMAHLNLAYNQDTHPAINDVLWACALSHSLGKNELAAIIPLVVKSVHCATVLSDILRRCTMTAPGLAGIPGRRNSGKLMSTDKAPLRQLLDATISAYINTTHSRLTHISPRHYGEFIEFLSKARETFLLAQDGHIQFAQFIDNLKQIYKGKKKLMMLVRERFG